One part of the Spiribacter salinus M19-40 genome encodes these proteins:
- the metK gene encoding methionine adenosyltransferase, with protein MAEQYLFTSESVSEGHPDKVADQISDAVLDAIIADDPNARVACETMVKTGMVIIAGEITTSAWIDLEDLARQTILEIGYNSAEVGFDGATCAVLNAIGKQSPDINQGVDREVPEEQGAGDQGMMFGYACRETDVLMPAPITYAHRLVKRHSDIRRRGVLPWLRPDAKSQVSFVYEDGKPVAVDTIVLSSQHDDTVSQADIKEAIMEEVIRPVIPADWISDRTRFFINPTGKFVTGGPVGDCGLTGRKIIVDTYGGMARHGGGAFSGKDPSKVDRSAAYACRYVAKNIVAAGLADKCEIQVAYAIGVAEPMSIFVDTFGTGRISESRLVELVRDHFDLRPYGILKMLDLVRPIYQATASFGHFGREEPTFTWERTDKAETLRSAAGR; from the coding sequence ATGGCCGAGCAGTACCTCTTTACCTCGGAATCGGTTTCCGAAGGACATCCGGACAAGGTGGCCGATCAAATCTCGGATGCCGTGCTGGATGCCATCATTGCGGATGATCCCAATGCCCGCGTGGCCTGCGAGACGATGGTGAAAACCGGCATGGTCATCATCGCCGGCGAGATCACGACCAGCGCCTGGATTGATCTCGAGGATCTTGCCCGTCAAACCATCCTCGAGATTGGCTATAACAGCGCCGAGGTCGGCTTTGATGGGGCGACCTGTGCGGTGCTCAATGCCATTGGCAAGCAGAGCCCGGACATCAATCAGGGCGTGGATCGCGAGGTGCCTGAAGAACAGGGCGCGGGCGACCAGGGCATGATGTTTGGCTACGCCTGCCGCGAGACCGACGTGCTCATGCCAGCGCCGATCACCTATGCCCATCGCCTGGTCAAGCGCCATAGCGACATCCGCCGCCGCGGTGTCCTCCCCTGGCTGCGGCCCGACGCCAAATCCCAGGTCAGCTTCGTCTACGAGGACGGCAAGCCGGTCGCCGTAGATACCATCGTGCTGTCCAGTCAGCACGACGACACGGTGTCCCAGGCCGACATCAAAGAAGCGATCATGGAAGAGGTGATCCGGCCGGTGATTCCGGCGGACTGGATCAGTGACCGGACCCGATTTTTCATCAACCCGACCGGCAAGTTCGTGACCGGCGGGCCGGTGGGCGACTGCGGGCTGACCGGACGCAAGATCATTGTGGACACCTATGGAGGCATGGCCCGCCATGGGGGTGGCGCGTTCTCGGGCAAGGACCCGTCCAAGGTCGACCGCTCAGCGGCGTATGCCTGCCGGTACGTAGCCAAGAACATCGTGGCCGCCGGCCTCGCGGACAAGTGCGAGATCCAGGTGGCCTATGCCATCGGTGTCGCCGAGCCGATGTCGATTTTCGTCGACACCTTCGGCACCGGCCGCATCTCCGAATCCCGCCTCGTGGAACTGGTGCGGGATCACTTTGATCTACGCCCCTATGGCATCCTGAAGATGCTGGATTTGGTTCGCCCCATTTATCAGGCAACGGCCAGTTTTGGGCACTTTGGCCGTGAAGAGCCCACGTTTACCTGGGAGCGGACCGACAAGGCGGAAACCCTGCGCAGTGCCGCAGGACGCTAG